CTCAGAGTTAATACAGTTTAGTAGGGACTAATGAAGTTGGTTGTGATCAATTAATAAAACTGGTTATTTATTTCCCTTGCCATCCTAATTTTTCCATAACAACTCACTCCCAAAAAGTTTAATCTTGTGTGTTCATGGAGATGAACTTGTTGATTTCTGCGGTGGAATGGGTATACACTCATTTAAAGTTCTCGGACGTGGCTTTAGCCCTAATAGGGCTTTTTCTTCTTAGTTACTTGCGTGAGAAGTTACTGAGCAAAGGCGGGCCAGTGATGTGGCCAGTGTTGGGAATGGCACCCGTGTTAGCCTTAAACATAGACGATCTGCTTGGTTGGTGCACGAGAAGCCTAGTCAGAGCCGGTGGGACGTTTCATTACAGGGGAGTTTGGTTCGGTGGGTTTTACGGTATCCTGACCGCAAATCCTGCAAACATCGAACACGTTCTCAAAACCAATTTCAAAAACTACCCGAAGGGGGAGTACTATAGGGAGAGGTTTCGTGAGCTTCTTGAAGATGGGATCTTCAACGCTGATGATGAGCTGTGGAAGGAAGAGAGACATGTGGCGAAAACTGAGATGCATTCTTCACGTTTCTTGGAGCACACGTTTACTACGATGAGAGATCTTGTGGAGCTGAAGCTGGTTAAACTGATGGAGAATATGGCTACTTCGAAGAGAGTCTTTGATCTGCAAGACGTGCTTGTTCGTTTGACCTTCGACAACATATGTATCTCTGCCTTTGGGGTTGATCCAGGATCGTTAGGGGTGGACTTACCGGAGATTACTTTTGCTAAGGCTTTTGAGGAAGCTACAGAGTATACGCTCGCTAGGTTTCTGATGCCTCCTTTTGTGTGGAAGCCAATGAGGTTTCTAGGGATAGGGTCTGAGAGAAAGCTGAAAAAAGCGGTTATAGTTGTTCACGCGTTTGCTAACAAGATAGtgagagagaggaggaacaaGATGAGGAAACTAAGGAGCTTGAACGATGATTCATCTGATCTCTTGTCACGCCTTATGCAGAGAGAGTACGAGAAAGAAGAAGGGAACTACTTTTCAGACAAGTACTTCAGAGAGTTCATCACAAGTCTCATCATCGCAGGCCGAGACACCACATCAGTGGCTCTGGTCTGGTTCTTCTGGCTGGTTCATAACCATCCCCAAGTGGAGAAGAGAATCCTAACCGAAATCAAAGAGATTCATGGAAAACGTGCGCCGCAAGAAACCAACGAACCGTTCAGTGCGCAAGAGCTTAACGAAATGGTGTATCTGCAAGCTGCCTTGACAGAGTCACTGAGGCTTTACCCTTCAGTGCCAATGGAGATGAAACAAGCGTTAGAAGACGACACATTACCTGACGGGACAAGGGTAAAGAAAGGCGCTAGGGTTttcttctccatcttctcaATGGGGAGAATAGAATCGATTTGGGGGAAAGAATGGGAAGAGTTCAAACCAGAGAGATGGATCAAAGAAGGAAATATTGTTAGTGGAGATCAGTTCAAGTACGTTGTGTTCAATGCAGGTCCAAGACTTTGTGTTGGCAAGAAGTTTGCTTACACACAAATGAAAATGGTGGCTGCAGCAATCTTGATGAGGTATAAGATCAAAGTTGTGGAAGGACAGACCGTTGTTCCCAAGCTTACCACTACATTGTACATGAAGAACGGTCTGCTTGTTACCCTCCAGCCCCGCGACGGGTAAGGTTAGTTCAAACCAAGCCTCAATATTCGGTTTATCGGTATGAGCTAAATGTATGTTACTAGATGCAACTAAATGTGTGTTTTAGTCAATATAGCCATGAATTTATGTTCCGTCAGTATAAACAAATGTGTGTTACTAAATCTGTGTGTTTAGTCAATATAGCCATGAATATATGTTGTGTCAGTAAAACAAATGTTGTTACAAAATGcttttttagtttggtttggacTTGATATGTCAACTGCACCTAGTTCAAACAAAAGCAGACTTGCATGACAAGAATACATGTTATCATCATGAAAACAACCTATTCTTTATAAAGAAAACGGTAAAGCTTGTAACAACAAAGGTGCAAAACCAATTGCTGCATTCTCAATTCAATCCGATAGCAGTGAAAATGTGAGTAAATGAAAAATTACTACTACTAATAGAGTTTGATACGAACTGCAATAGAGACGCGGCAAATAGGACAGGTTTGAATGGCTTCTCCACATTCGTCGCAAGTCTGGTGTCCACAGTTGAATGCCATGTTCTTTGTTTTAACCAGACAGATCGGGCAAACCTGAAATTCAATCCGAAAAACAACGGTTAACTGATTTTGATTAATATACATGGTTAAGTCATTCTCTGAAAGTTATGTAATATAGAAATGAACAAACCTGGCTTTCGTTACTACCAGTTGACATAGGAGGTGCAGAGGTAACACTACTTGAACAAGAACTTTTCGAGCTCTTGCTCACAGATCGATTACAACCACTTATTGGTGGTTGACGAGCAATCTTGTTTGGACAGTTTCCAGTTCTCCGTCTGTAGATTTTGGAAACAAgatcatttttgttttgtttttattagagAAAGCAATTATTACATTAGTTGCAGAGGGTTATAATAATGAGAACTTATACCCGAGTAAGCCGAGCGCGAGGGTGGCCTTATACTGAGAAGGGATCTCCATCAAGGCTGAAACTGCAAACTCTGCTTCTTTTCTTCCAGCATCAATGTTCTTCCCCATAATCTCCGTGAAATTCACAAACTGGAAGTTGTCAAAGGCACGAGCGGGGATGTTGTCATCAAACTGTCTCATTGTATCCCAAGGACCATCTCCAACACCAACCAAAACTATCGATAATGGATACCGACTGCGCATTTAAGATCATCACAAGAAGCTCATCATCATCTAATTAATGTTGAATGAAACTAATaatcaagaattttttttttcttttttttttaccttgctCTAACGATAGCATCAATGGTCTTACGCTCTTGTGAACTGAGTCCACCGTGCTGTGTTGTCACCTAACAAACATCATAATTATCTAATTAGTAACCGATCATGTGATAAAAGCGAAAAAGCAAAagcctttagttttttttttacctgtcCATCAGCAATGATGAGAAGAACATGGTACTGCCCTCCACTTTCCTCCACAATAGTCATAGCCCTTTCGATAATGGGTGCAAAAGAAGTCGGACCTGCAAGACATAGCTGAGGAACAATCTCTCTGTAACGCGCAAGCACTTGTTCAAACCCGTTACAGAATGCATCATCCGGAAAGAAACTGAATACATCCTGATCATGTGTTGTAGCTACAAGCACCAACCACACAAAAACAACAACCATTACTTCTCTTTGTCctactaaagaaaaaaaaaaggacttgTAATGCAGCAGAACATAACATTACCATCTCCAAAGCCATAACAAGGGATCAAGTTATCTTCGTCAAAAGAGGATAAAGTCTTTCCAATGATTGAAATAGCTTGCTCGTACGGGTTTGGAGCTGGTCCTATGTGATGTAAGCTCTTCCCGTCGAATGATCTCGCTCCTGTAAAATCAAATAACAAAAGTCAGAAACATTTAACATTAAAAAGTTACATATTCGAATATGCAAATAGGGTTTTTTCACCTGTCCACTCGTTGCTCTTTGTGACATCTATACCAACAATCAGATTCGATGACTCCAAACCGGCTTGCAAAAGAGCAGCAGTAACCTAATTACCATAACCGGACATTCAAAGAAACATATcaagaacaataaaaaaaaaactttcaagaATCTTTTGCCTTGATTAATGGTTACCTCATCGGTGGAACGGTAGTTATCGCCGATGAGTGAATACTTTTTGTCATGATTCTTTTGCTGAAACCCAGAAGGATGCTGTGGCGTGCTGTTTATCCTACTCTTCGAACTGCTACTTCCCATCTTCTGAGAGATTTTAAAACTAAACCTTTTAGAACTATGGTAAACACAAAACGATCGCCTGCAACAACTCAACAAACATTATGTATAAGATCTGAAGTCGTCACACTGTTGAATCAGTAAAACCCTCGATGGTTACGTTTAAAGTAAGAACCtttgtgaaagaaaaaaagaagaatcgaTTTTGAAGACTGAAGCGTCGCTGTTGAGGAACGAACggtaaataaaaattcaaactttGCTAGTTGAATCGTGGAAAGAAGGCGTTAAAGATGTTACCTTTCAATCGATTCCGACTGAATCTGCTGAAGGATTCTTCTTGTTACGTTTCAATTTTCCAGTAAAACGACTCGAGGTTGTTTTTAGGGGTGATATATATACGACTTTCGATTTTTACTCGCTTTACAATTTGGATTTTGTTCTgtctatttctttttctttttgaattatatttaattGACTAGGAATGAAAagcaattaataataatatcctAGGTGAGCTATATTATCGGGAATGATTTATCAGTTACTTGACCTTGGCAAATCTCtgcaattttttgaattttttttctctttaacatattattttttagtgtattttcataaaaatattgttcaaGATGACTAACATAGATTTTATTAAAGGGTTGATATAAACATTTAtcatatggttaactaatctaaatttaggatttagaattAAGGGTTAGAATTTTGAAggtgagatttaaaatttttaaaaataaaaattaaataatttaaaataaaaaaactattttggttatttttaaagCTATTTTGATGATAATaactaggggtgggcacttcggttattttatcggttcggttcgagttcggttcggtttggttggtTTGGTTCTAGAACTTTTCCAGCTGAAGtaaaccatagttagtttggtttggatcgatttTGGTTCGGCTATGTTCAGTTCGGTTtatattcggtttggtttgtattCGATTCGGTTTGTatttcggttcagttcggtttaatCGGATTTCTcttagtttatttattatacaaGAAATCATGTTTTAATACACAAATGTATGGTTGTCATGAAATACTTTGTGTTGGACATAATCAAAAATTAAGTATGTAAATTAAATTCAATTTAATTAGACTTGGTTTAGGTtttaattttagggtttaaaagtatacgctattgaaaaaaaattaacatggaAATTATGTGGGCTTAATGacgaatattacaaaagttAGACGAAGTGTCATggaaatcaaattatattaggATTTCCTTTGTGCAAAAGGAAACTGTGTGGGCTTAATCTTAGGATTTTAATATCTTGATATTATTAATaactttaatttaaataactataaaaatactttggtttatcggttcggttcggtttaaaccgaactgaactgAACCATTCGGGTTAGAAAAATCTCAACTGAAAGATTTGAAATagactttggtttggtttgaatcggTTCTGGTTCGGTCGGTTCGGTTcgatcggttcggttcagtttttttgcccacccctaataataacttaaaaacctaattgagagaattgccctttGATGTTATCTAAattgttaatatgttttttattttttatttattatttgtcaagtttaaaaaaactttgcgaaatcttttattttatggttGCTTGGACAATTTGAGACTTTTCCGTTACTATtcgaaaatgtaaaatttttaaaataatttttattttcttgtaacataaaaataatttagttgGTAACAATTTTTACATTTGTGCTATCGGAATATAGAATCAATAGCATAAGAATGATACTGGACATACtaaaatcatgtattaatagTACAAGTATGAACTACTACTAACATAAAATTGAACTTTTAATCTGCTTTTTGTGTGTGATTTATTTCAAGGATAGTGGACATACTAAAATGATCAATCCAATCAAGACATGCTAGTTCTTAGCATTCTACAACCACTCTTGCAATCCAAGAAAGGTCGTTGACAATGCACTTATAAACCCACAATAAAGTCTTGATCTCTATCAAGGAATCAGTTTTGATATGCGCATTTTAATAGAATCAAAGTTGGATATTGAGTTAATGGTACAATGTTCGAACCCCGGAGTAAAATCAGGATTTGGCTTTGGTTCTAATTACGTGACTCAACATAATTAGAGAATCAAGATTTAGCACTTATGAGTTATGTCCATAATTCGACAAAAAAACATTAGTGTTGGGCTTTGGCAAGATCACCCGACTCCTAAAATCAGGTTGAAACGGGCCTATTTTTAATACACGggctcaaaacaaaaataaaaaagtggcctaccaaatattttaattaattaataaatgaaTAGATATGAGTATATACCAAACCCGATAGCTTAGCTGCTTGGCCGTCCGTTGCCGTCGAATTTAAGAGTCCACCGCCGCTGAAGATCAGCTCTTGTTCCATCTACTCCGTCGTATCGCTGTCGGAATTCTCCATCCTCCGATCAGATTTAGATTCAGCTTTCCCGTAAAAACGTTTATTCCGATCTCACATCTTCCTATTTTTCGCCTCGTTGCCGAATCAACTGCCCCCATTAAAACACAAACCCTAGATCGACGGTGAGAAATGACCAGCGGAGCCGACGAGGACGCAGATGCCGTCCTCAGCGACGTCGAGTCCGACGAGCCAGCGCCCGTCGTTCTAAACGATCCGCCTCCTCGGGAAGAGGCACAAGACGAGAGGCTGACGGAGCTAATCGCGGAGCTAGATCGAGAGAAGAAGGCTCGAGAAGCCGCCGAGAGTTCGAAATCGGATCTCCAAGCGTCGTTCAATAGGCTCAAGGCACTTGCGCACGAGGCGATCAAGAAGCGCGACGAGTCCAAGAGGGAGCGAGACGAAGCcttgaaggagaaggagaatcTATCGAAGGAGCTTGAGAGTGTGAGTAAAGGTAAAGATGAGGttttgaagaagcttgatgaggCTGTGAGGTCTAGAGATGGTTTGAAAGCAGAGATTGAGACTTCCTCTCATATGTTAGTGTCTGGGATTGAGAAGATATCGGGTAAAGTTAGCAGCTTTAAGAATTTCTCGAACGGAGGAGGGCTCCCGAAGTCTCAGAAGTACACTGGTTTGGCCTCTGTTGCCTATGGGGTTATCAAGCGTACGCATGAGATCGTGGAGGAGCTTGTTAAGCAGATTGATACGACTGCGAAGTCGAGGAACGAAGCTAGGGAGCAGATGGACCAGAGGAACTACGAGATAGCTATTGAAGTTTCTCAGTTGGAATCGACGATTAGTAATTTGAGGTTGGAGGTTGCGGAGAAGGCTTCGCTTGTTGATGATTTGGAGAGGGATGTGAGTGAGAAAGATAAGAGGGTTGTTGAGCTTGAGAAGGATAATTTGGAGAAAGTAAGTGTGCTTGAAGGTGAAGTTGTGGAGCTGAAACAGTTGGTTGATGAGTATGATGGGAAGTTGAAGACTATGGAAATGAAGATTGTTGCGCAGCGTCCTTTGTTGATGGATCAGCTGAGTCTTGTGTCAAAGATCCATGACCAGCTTAACGAAGTTGTGAAGATAGTTGACGGAAATAGTTCAGAACAGTCTGAGTCTTTCTTTATGCCTCAAGAGACTGATATGGAGGAGAACATTCGAGCTTCTTTAGCAGGTATGGAATCCATCTTCGAACTGACCAAAGTGGTTTCTGGGAAAACACAGAGTTTGGTAGAAGAGAAAAGCCATGAAGTGAAGAAGTTGAGTGAAACTGTTGGTCTATTAGTGAAAGAGAAGGAACATATTGGCACTTTACTGAGGAGCGCTTTGTCCAAAAGAATGATATCGGAGCAGTCATCCCAGAAAAGCGAAATGTTTCAAGCTGCAGAGAATGGTTTGAGGGATGTTGGTATTGATTTCAAATCCAAGGCTCAGGAATCTCTTGGTGATAGTCAAGATGATCATAGTACAGAAGAGAATGAAATATATTCTCTGGTGAGTGTTTATCTAGCTCAGTTATGTTTTATGAGCTTCGGATACATTATGATGTCTCCATATCGGAATGCAGGCAAGCACATTGGAGAATATTGTCAAGGCATCTCAACTCAAGATTGTTGAACTGCAGCATTCGTTGGAGGAATCAAGGCAAGCTCTCTAAAACGAAATCATTCTTTATACTTTTAACTTTGATAGAGGACATCCACTAGGTTTCACTAGGAAAGTACATGATTTGGTTTACCTCAGAACATCGGGTGGCCTAGGAACCATGGGCACCATTATCCGATCCAAATAGTAAGAAaatgattaagaaaatgatttcACACAGCTTTATATTGGGAACACTAACTTACACATGTGCTTGCCGCATCTTACTTGATGTTTAATGAAAGTCCGTGGAAGTTACTATTCGAATAGCATCGATGTGGTTTCCTATATTTTTGATATGTGGTACTTGTAATTGTCCACGTTTTGTGGCCACACTCCACAGTGATCCTGCTTGCTTTTGTTGGCGCAACTTACGTGGGccacttcttctttttatttataaatcaacAGGGAAGAGATTAGTTCTCTGAGGAAACAATTGGACTCTCAGACAAAGGAGCTTAACCAGAGAATGCGCCAAATAGAAGAACTTAAAGAAAAGGAGAGAATAGCGAATGAAAATGTGAGTGAACTTTCTGCTTGCTAGACTTTTGaagttgattgttttgtttgcaATTGGTCAATGTATGACTGAATTATAATACACAGTCTCGAGAATTTGAGTTTGTTTAAACTGTGGTTTTCTTTGATGCTTAGGTTGAAGGTCTTATGACTGACATTGCTGCTGCGGAAGAAGAAATAGAGAGATGGAAAGTAGCAGCTGAGCAGGAGGCTGCTGCTGGTGGAGCTGTTGAACAAGACTTCACGTCACAGGTGCGTAATAAGTCCTCGTGTTAGTCTAGTGCAGGAGCATTGTAATTACCCTAAGTGGCTTGTAGTAGATTATGACAGTGTTGACAACTCAGCGACTAATTAGTTGAGTCGGGTTAGCTAGAGAGCTAACAAGTTAAAAGAAAGTAGGAGAATGAGTTGAGATATTCAAGATTGAATATGGTTTGTGATCTGATATTTGAGCAGAGAGTAAAGATTTTCTCATTGATCAAGTCTGTCTATGGTGTGTAGCTCTTGGTGAAGTGAATAAAGGATTTACCTGGTTTTGGAACCTATCATGTATGGTCTGAACTctttttgtctttgtttcttCAGTTGCATGTGCTCAAAGAGGAACTTGAAGAGGCAAAGCAAGCGATTAAAGAATCAGAgaagaaactaaaatttaaGGAAGAGACGGCAGCAGCAGCCATGGGTGCAAGGGATGCAGCCGAGAGATCTCTGAAACTCGCAGACAATAGGGCAACTAGGTTGAGGGAAAGAATACAAGATCTAAACCGTAAAATTGAAGAGTTAGAAACCCATCGAGATATGAGTACTTCAAACAGAGCTAGGTATGTGTGTTGGCCATGGCAACTTTTGGGGATTGATTTTGTGGGAGGTCGAAGAATTGAGTCGGAACAAGAACAGAGTTCCAACGAGATGGAACTCGCTGAACCTTTGTTATGAGAAACCCGGTATTTTATACATTTACTCtttgtatttgttttgatttctaTGTATATACCAGCTGATAACGTTTAAAAgcttgaatttgtttttgtttcatgttgtaatgtttttacTGAATGGAGTTTGATTTTGCACACCCACAGTGATGATCAATAAACTATTGTTTGTTAAAAATCTTTGCGTGTAATAGGATCACATGATGCGTCTGTCGGATCATAAGTAAATGACTGGGACATTTTAAAGGTTCGGATATGATACTGTCTTAGTCTTTGCAACCTTTTTTGTATGTAATCTGTATAAATTTGTCCAAACCACTCTTGTTACTGGCTCTCTATTTCTTTGATTACTTTTAGTTCAATATTATGAAATGTCACATCTCAGATGTTTTCTTAGTCCGATGTCAAACTTTGTAGTCTTGTAAAAGGAGAAGATAACTAGATTAAAGGCTGAGAACAAGCTAGCTTGGAAATAgctgatcaattttttttccacTGATGTTTATAATCAGGGTGACAAAGTTTAAGAGAGATGGTTACAATTTTCAAATAAACCCGAAAAATGCCTCAAACAGGTGAGGAGC
The nucleotide sequence above comes from Brassica napus cultivar Da-Ae chromosome A9, Da-Ae, whole genome shotgun sequence. Encoded proteins:
- the LOC106367354 gene encoding E3 ubiquitin-protein ligase RGLG5; translated protein: MGSSSSKSRINSTPQHPSGFQQKNHDKKYSLIGDNYRSTDEVTAALLQAGLESSNLIVGIDVTKSNEWTGARSFDGKSLHHIGPAPNPYEQAISIIGKTLSSFDEDNLIPCYGFGDATTHDQDVFSFFPDDAFCNGFEQVLARYREIVPQLCLAGPTSFAPIIERAMTIVEESGGQYHVLLIIADGQVTTQHGGLSSQERKTIDAIVRASRYPLSIVLVGVGDGPWDTMRQFDDNIPARAFDNFQFVNFTEIMGKNIDAGRKEAEFAVSALMEIPSQYKATLALGLLGRRTGNCPNKIARQPPISGCNRSVSKSSKSSCSSSVTSAPPMSTGSNESQVCPICLVKTKNMAFNCGHQTCDECGEAIQTCPICRVSIAVRIKLY
- the LOC106367353 gene encoding cytochrome P450 86B1-like → MEMNLLISAVEWVYTHLKFSDVALALIGLFLLSYLREKLLSKGGPVMWPVLGMAPVLALNIDDLLGWCTRSLVRAGGTFHYRGVWFGGFYGILTANPANIEHVLKTNFKNYPKGEYYRERFRELLEDGIFNADDELWKEERHVAKTEMHSSRFLEHTFTTMRDLVELKLVKLMENMATSKRVFDLQDVLVRLTFDNICISAFGVDPGSLGVDLPEITFAKAFEEATEYTLARFLMPPFVWKPMRFLGIGSERKLKKAVIVVHAFANKIVRERRNKMRKLRSLNDDSSDLLSRLMQREYEKEEGNYFSDKYFREFITSLIIAGRDTTSVALVWFFWLVHNHPQVEKRILTEIKEIHGKRAPQETNEPFSAQELNEMVYLQAALTESLRLYPSVPMEMKQALEDDTLPDGTRVKKGARVFFSIFSMGRIESIWGKEWEEFKPERWIKEGNIVSGDQFKYVVFNAGPRLCVGKKFAYTQMKMVAAAILMRYKIKVVEGQTVVPKLTTTLYMKNGLLVTLQPRDG
- the LOC125577944 gene encoding paramyosin-like, whose translation is MTSGADEDADAVLSDVESDEPAPVVLNDPPPREEAQDERLTELIAELDREKKAREAAESSKSDLQASFNRLKALAHEAIKKRDESKRERDEALKEKENLSKELESVSKGKDEVLKKLDEAVRSRDGLKAEIETSSHMLVSGIEKISGKVSSFKNFSNGGGLPKSQKYTGLASVAYGVIKRTHEIVEELVKQIDTTAKSRNEAREQMDQRNYEIAIEVSQLESTISNLRLEVAEKASLVDDLERDVSEKDKRVVELEKDNLEKVSVLEGEVVELKQLVDEYDGKLKTMEMKIVAQRPLLMDQLSLVSKIHDQLNEVVKIVDGNSSEQSESFFMPQETDMEENIRASLAGMESIFELTKVVSGKTQSLVEEKSHEVKKLSETVGLLVKEKEHIGTLLRSALSKRMISEQSSQKSEMFQAAENGLRDVGIDFKSKAQESLGDSQDDHSTEENEIYSLASTLENIVKASQLKIVELQHSLEESREEISSLRKQLDSQTKELNQRMRQIEELKEKERIANENVEGLMTDIAAAEEEIERWKVAAEQEAAAGGAVEQDFTSQLHVLKEELEEAKQAIKESEKKLKFKEETAAAAMGARDAAERSLKLADNRATRLRERIQDLNRKIEELETHRDMSTSNRARYVCWPWQLLGIDFVGGRRIESEQEQSSNEMELAEPLL